Sequence from the uncultured Flavobacterium sp. genome:
AATCTCTTTGTACCGATCAAATCTTGGGCGAACAAAGATAATTTCGGGACAATATTTTTTAGCCAAAACACCACTAATAGCACTTCGGACTCCAAATTTTCGAGCTTCATAACTTGCTGCCGAAACTACTCCTCTATTCTCTGAACCGCCAACAGCAACGGGTTTTCCGCGTAAAGCAGGATTATCCATTTGCTCTACCGAAGCATAAAAAGCATCCATATCAATATGGATAATTTTTCGATATGTTGGCGCATCTGACATTATGCAAATTTAAACAGTAAAGCATTAATAAGAATGCTGTTAATAGTTATAAATCGTATCAATTTTTAAAGATTCTCAACTTAATGATCTCAAACAAATCATTTTCTTTATTTTTGTACTTCTACACGAAATAAAATAAAATGCGAACATTTGTTATAGGCGACATACACGGCGGATTACTAGCGCTTGAACAAGTGATGAAAAGAGCCGAAATTACGACCCAGGATACTTTGATATTCTTAGGCGATTATGTTGATGGATGGAGCCAGTCGCCACAAGTAATTGATTTTCTGATTGACTTAAAAAGCAAACAAAATTGTATTTGCATTAAAGGAAATCATGACGATTTACTACTGTCATGGTTTAGAAACGAAACTGAAGAAATTGACGAAACTTCGTGGTACAAACACGGTGGTGAAGCAACTGTAAAGGCTTACGAAAAAGTAACTCCCGAAACAATCAAAATTCATATTGCATTTTTAGAATCGCTGGAAGATTACTATCTCGACGAAGAAAACCGTTTATATGTACACGCAGGTTTTACAAACGTGAACGGTATAACATATGAATATTTCCCTAAATTATTCTTTTGGGACAGAACATTGTGGGAAACGGCACTTTCATTAGATCCAAATCTTAAAGAAGGTGACTTATTTTACCCTAAACGATTTACTTTATACAAAGAAATTTTTATTGGACACACGCCTGTAACCAGAATCGGTGAAACGGTTCCTGTCCAAAAAGCCAATGTATGGAATGTAGATACCGGCGCAGCTTTTAAAGGTCCGCTAACAATGATGAATGTCGAAACCAAAGAGTTCTATCAAAGCGATCCGTTAAATGAATTGTATTTCGACGAAAAAGGTAGGAATTAATCTATAAAAGGCTATTTTTGCACTTTAAAAAAAATAATTAATATTTAAGTTTTATGAAAAAGATCATCACACTTTTGTTTTTAGTATCATTTGGAATTACACAAGCACAACAAGCTTTTAAAGGAAAAGGCGATATTAAAGTTAACGTAGGGGCGAATCTTCAAGATGGTGGTTCAGGAATTCAAGGATCAGTTGATTTTGGTTTAGGAGAAAATTTCTCTTTTGGTTTTGTTGCTAATTATTTATTAGGCGTTGATAATTTCAGTGGTTTTTACCACAATAATCCAACTCCATACACTGATAAAAAACCGGATTTCAGCGATCGTTTTGATGCTAAAGCAAGAATTAATGCAAATTTAAGCAGCGTTATTGGTGTTGAACAACTAGATGTTTATCCTGGTTTAAGTTTAGGATTACACAATTTTGGAGGACATGTTGGTGGTCGTTACTTTTTTACTGACGGATTTGGTGTTTTCACAGAAATTGGATTCCCAATTGCAAAAT
This genomic interval carries:
- a CDS encoding metallophosphoesterase family protein — encoded protein: MRTFVIGDIHGGLLALEQVMKRAEITTQDTLIFLGDYVDGWSQSPQVIDFLIDLKSKQNCICIKGNHDDLLLSWFRNETEEIDETSWYKHGGEATVKAYEKVTPETIKIHIAFLESLEDYYLDEENRLYVHAGFTNVNGITYEYFPKLFFWDRTLWETALSLDPNLKEGDLFYPKRFTLYKEIFIGHTPVTRIGETVPVQKANVWNVDTGAAFKGPLTMMNVETKEFYQSDPLNELYFDEKGRN